A stretch of Prunus dulcis chromosome 6, ALMONDv2, whole genome shotgun sequence DNA encodes these proteins:
- the LOC117631968 gene encoding non-specific lipid-transfer protein 1-like produces the protein MASSLAFKLVLVVLGCTLVGAPLAQAVIPCSRVSQYVGPCISYLKTGGAVPVPCCNGIRSLIGLAGTTPDRQGVCRCLVATAKSITGIKGELVSGLPRACNVRLPYPIGPNVDCNRIH, from the exons ATGGCAAGCTCCCTGGCCTTCAAGCTTGTTCTGGTGGTCCTCGGGTGTACGCTGGTTGGTGCACCCTTAGCCCAAGCTGTCATACCATGCAGCAGGGTGTCACAATACGTGGGACCCTGCATAAGTTACTTGAAGACGGGTGGGGCCGTGCCTGTACCATGCTGCAATGGGATTAGGTCCCTGATCGGCTTGGCTGGGACCACACCTGACCGCCAGGGCGTGTGTAGGTGCTTGGTCGCGACTGCTAAATCAATCACTGGGATCAAGGGTGAACTTGTTAGCGGACTCCCCAGGGCTTGTAATGTGAGGCTTCCTTACCCCATTGGACCCAACGTTGACTGCAACCG GATCCACTGA
- the LOC117632836 gene encoding non-specific lipid-transfer protein 3 → MASSGQLLKLVCLVAVMCCMAVGGPKAMAAVSCGQVVNNLTPCINYVANGGALNPSCCTGVRSLYSLAQTTADRQSICNCLKQAVNGIPYTNANAGLAAGLPGKCGVNIPYKISPSTDCKSIK, encoded by the exons ATGGCTAGCTCTGGACAGCTCCTCAAGCTCGTTTGCCTTGTGGCGGTGATGTGCTGCATGGCGGTTGGTGGTCCCAAGGCCATGGCAGCTGTGTCATGCGGCCAGGTGGTGAACAATCTGACCCCATGCATAAACTACGTGGCAAACGGTGGGGCTTTGAACCCTAGTTGCTGCACTGGGGTCAGGTCTCTCTACAGCTTGGCTCAGACCACAGCTGACCGCCAGAGCATCTGCAACTGCTTGAAGCAAGCCGTCAATGGCATCCCTTACACCAATGCAAATGCTGGGCTTGCCGCTGGCCTTCCTGGCAAGTGTGGGGTCAATATTCCTTACAAGATCTCTCCTTCTACTGACTGCAAAAg CATCAAGTGA
- the LOC117632837 gene encoding RING-H2 finger protein ATL74 → MHRHLLGTEPNTAPSFGNRTDSYISEANFDTNMVIILAALLCALICALGVNSIVRCALRCSYRFALETPEQAAARLAATGLKKSHLRQIPIAVYGSGVEIPATECPICLGEFEDGEKVRVLPECNHGFHVRCIDTWLLSHSSCPNCRHSLLELHHPKKSTRTNSPSTADASQNQEAAAVAAAEPSNSTNEPNQQGRVVIVIEQAS, encoded by the coding sequence ATGCATCGACATCTACTCGGCACAGAGCCCAATACGGCGCCGTCCTTTGGGAACAGGACAGATTCATACATTAGCGAGGCCAACTTTGACACCAACATGGTGATCATATTGGCAGCCCTGTTATGTGCTCTGATATGTGCACTTGGGGTCAACTCAATTGTCCGCTGTGCCCTGCGCTGCAGCTACAGGTTTGCTTTGGAGACGCCGGAACAAGCAGCTGCAAGGTTGGCAGCTACAGGCCTGAAGAAGAGCCATTTGCGCCAGATCCCGATTGCTGTTTATGGCTCCGGCGTGGAAATTCCGGCCACAGAATGCCCAATTTGCCTTGGAGAGTTTGAAGATGGAGAAAAGGTCAGGGTGCTGCCAGAATGCAATCACGGATTTCATGTGAGGTGCATAGATACATGGCTTCTGTCCCACTCCTCCTGCCCAAACTGTCGACATTCACTGCTTGAACTGCACCATCCCAAAAAGAGTACCAGGACTAATAGTCCCAGTACTGCTGATGCAAGCCAAAATCAAGAagctgctgctgttgctgcaGCAGagccatcaaattcaaccaaTGAGCCCAACCAGCAAGGCAGAGTTGTCATAGTCATTGAGCAGGCAAGTTAA